A genomic segment from Bos mutus isolate GX-2022 chromosome 14, NWIPB_WYAK_1.1, whole genome shotgun sequence encodes:
- the ENY2 gene encoding transcription and mRNA export factor ENY2 isoform X1, with protein MVVSKMNKDAQMRAAINQKLIETGERERLKELLRAKLIECGWKDQLKAHCKEVIKEKGLEHVTVDDLVAEITPKGRALVPDSVKKELLQRIRTFLAQHASL; from the exons ATGGTG GTTAGCAAGATGAACAAAGATGCGCAGATGAGAGCAGCGATTAACCAAAAGTTGATAGAAACTGGAGAAAGAGAACG CCTCAAAGAGTTGCTGAGAGCTAAATTAATTGAATGTGGCTGGAAGGATCAGTTGAAGGCACACTGTAAAG AGGTAATTAAAGAAAAGGGACTAGAACACGTTACTGTTGATGACTTGGTGGCTGAAATCACACCAAAAGGCAGAG ccCTGGTACCTGACAGTGTAAAGAAGGAACTCCTACAAAGAATAAGAACATTCCTTGCTCAGCATGCCAGCCTTTAA
- the ENY2 gene encoding transcription and mRNA export factor ENY2 isoform X2: MNKDAQMRAAINQKLIETGERERLKELLRAKLIECGWKDQLKAHCKEVIKEKGLEHVTVDDLVAEITPKGRALVPDSVKKELLQRIRTFLAQHASL, from the exons ATGAACAAAGATGCGCAGATGAGAGCAGCGATTAACCAAAAGTTGATAGAAACTGGAGAAAGAGAACG CCTCAAAGAGTTGCTGAGAGCTAAATTAATTGAATGTGGCTGGAAGGATCAGTTGAAGGCACACTGTAAAG AGGTAATTAAAGAAAAGGGACTAGAACACGTTACTGTTGATGACTTGGTGGCTGAAATCACACCAAAAGGCAGAG ccCTGGTACCTGACAGTGTAAAGAAGGAACTCCTACAAAGAATAAGAACATTCCTTGCTCAGCATGCCAGCCTTTAA